One segment of Daphnia magna isolate NIES linkage group LG2, ASM2063170v1.1, whole genome shotgun sequence DNA contains the following:
- the LOC116916915 gene encoding cytochrome c oxidase subunit 4 isoform 1, mitochondrial, with translation MANHLVRYAAQQSKARISPIISQVRSAHDHAHDHHEVGDPIKTIIGNREVVGFGMNGQPNYIDRVDFPLPAIRYKEVTPDIQVLREKEKGDWHKLTIEEKKALYRASFCQTFAEIKAPTGEWKSVVGFALIGCSIACWIYIWMKQYVYAPLPVTFSPERQQAQLERMINMQIAPIEGLASKYDYEKGRWKE, from the exons ATGGCGAATCATCTGGTGAGGTATGCTGCCCAACAATCCAAGGCTAGGATCAGCCCAATCATTTCTCAAGTCAGATCGGCCCATGATCATGCCCATGATCATCACGAGGTTGGAGATCCTATCAAGACTATCATTGGTAACCGTGAAGTTGTTGGTTTTGGCATGAATGGCCAGCCCAATTACATTGATAGGGTTGACTTCCCTCTGCCAGCTATCCGCTATAAGGAAGTTACTCCAGACATTCAG GTTTTGAGGGAAAAGGAGAAGGGAGACTGGCATAAGTTGACcattgaagaaaagaaagcttTGTACAGAGCATCCTTCTGCCAAACCTTTGCTGAAATCAAAGCACCTACTGGCGAATGGAAATCTGTTGTTGGGTTTGCCTTGATTGGATGTTCCATTGCATGCTGGATTTATATCTGGATGAAGCAATATg TGTATGCTCCCTTGCCTGTAACTTTCTCTCCTGAGAGGCAACAAGCTCAACTGGAGCGAATGATTAATATGCAAATTGCACCTATTGAAGGTCTTGCTTCGAAATACGACTACGAGAAAGGAAGATGGAAGGAATAA